One part of the Amaranthus tricolor cultivar Red isolate AtriRed21 chromosome 16, ASM2621246v1, whole genome shotgun sequence genome encodes these proteins:
- the LOC130803092 gene encoding glycine cleavage system H protein 2, mitochondrial, with protein sequence MALRLFASRFTSRFGISVHPRAYATVIMDLKYTDSHEWVKVEGNSATVGITDHAQSHLGDVVYVELPDEGASVTQGESFGAVESVKATSDVNSPVSGKVTEINEELNNSPGLVNSSPYEKGWMMKVQLSDSGELDKLMDADKYGKFCEEEDANH encoded by the exons ATGGCTTTACGATTGTTCGCTTCTAGGTTCACTTCCAGATTTGGGATCTCTGTTCATCCTAGAGCATATGCTACCg TTATAATGGATTTGAAATACACCGACTCTCATGAGTGGGTGAAAGTCGAGGGCAATTCTGCCACAGTCGGAATAACCGATCACGCTCAAAGCCATTTGGGTGATGTCGTATATGTTGAGTTGCCCGACGAGGGAGCTTCTGTCACTCAAGGCGAGTCGTTCGGTGCAGTTGAGAGTGTCAAGGCAACTAGTGATGTTAACTCTCCTGTTTCTGGTAAAGTAACCGAAATCAATGAAGAGCTCAATAACTCCCCGGGATTAGTAAACTCTAGCCCGTATGAGAAGGGATGGATGATGAAAGTACAATTAAGTGATTCGGGGGAGCTCGACAAATTGATGGATGCTGATAAATACGGCAAgttttgtgaagaagaagatgccAATCATTAA
- the LOC130803091 gene encoding probable apyrase 7 — protein MVFGKIAEIISSATNRSSMRHSSSIPYIQAGLSPPKGSSNGFGFSSTGQMNNMRLSSSLQDFSQFCRIDAEFSESNGGFDLIKEKPPHTFRKDISSPSFSKDKVPQSNLFIRKKWIRILTSLLCLLFFGILVFILGRFLYSLWSEGASKFYVVLDCGSTGTRVYIYQTSVANKKNGNLPIVLASYSGGYRKPKGQSGRAYNRMETEPGLDKLVRNATGLKAALRPLLRWAEKQIPANSHKSTSLFLYATAGVRRLRTPDSDWLLNHAWSILKHSRFSCQRDWVKIISGMEEAYYGWIALNYETGVLGSIPKKPTFGALDLGGSSLQVTFESNEPVLNKTNLNLSIGPVKHHLSAYSLSGYGLNDAFDKSVVHLLKRMPKPSKDDLARGNLEIKHPCLHPGYKSEYSCSQCASVNQEAGPGSPRYGEKDIGKGGKPGIPVQLIGSPNWADCSAVAKAAVNLSEWSDLNPGFDCDVQPCALSEDLPHPRGQFFAMSGFFVVYRFFNLSSEATLDDVLEKGHQYCGKDWEVAYKSVPPQPFIEQYCFRAPYIVSLLREGLHITDGQIMIGSGGTTWTQGVALVEAGKAFATRTELHTLQLFDVKLDPVVLFAILLVSSILLVCALSCAGNCVPRFFRRTHLPIFRHNSAPAAVINKASPFRFQRWSPITSGDSRVKMPLSPTAIGDQERSFGVGHSFGSNIQLTDSPLYSAISGVSHSPSSFNLGQIQFDKNGWSPHRSQMRLQSRRSASRDDLISSLSDH, from the exons ATGGTCTTTGGTAAAATCGCAGAAATAATATCGTCTGCAACAAATCGTTCATCCATGAGGCATTCATCTTCCATTCCATACATCCAAGCAGGATTATCACCTCCAAAAGGTTCTAGCAATGGCTTCGGGTTTAGCAGCACGGGGCAGATGAACAACATGAGGTTGTCTTCATCGTTACAAGATTTTTCCCAATTTTGTCGAATCGACGCTGAGTTCAGTGAGTCAAATGGTGGGTTTGATCTTATTAAAGAAAAACCTCCCCATACTTTTCGTAAAGACATATCTAGTCCCAGTTTCTCGAAAGATAAAGTGCCTCAAAGCAATCTGTTTATTCGTAAGAAATGGATTAGAATATTAACAAGCCTTCTTTGCCTGCTTTTCTTTGGTATCCTTGTGTTTATACTTGGTCGGTTTCTTTATTCTTTGTGGTCCGAAGGCGCTTCCAAGTTTTACGTTGTGCTCGATTGCGGGAGCACTGGAACTCGAgtatacatatatcaaacatctGTCGCAAACAAGAAAAACGGTAATCTTCCCATTGTTTTGGCATCATATTCCGGGGGATATAGAAAGCCAAAAGGACAAAGTGGTCGTGCTTATAATCGTATGGAGACTGAGCCTGGGCTTGACAAATTGGTACGCAACGCTACTGGTTTGAAGGCTGCATTAAGGCCACTTCTACGGTGGGCAGAGAAGCAAATTCCCGCGAATTCGCATAAGTCTACTTCTCTTTTCCTTTATGCTACTGCTGGTGTTCGAAGATTGCGAACACCCGACTCTGATTGGCTTCTTAATCATGCCTGGTCTATACTAAAACACTCTCGTTTCTCGTGTCAAAGGGATTGGGTCAAGATTATTAGCGGCATGGAGGAAGCATATTACGGATGGATAGCACTAAACTATGAAACAGGTGTCTTAGGTTCCATTCCGAAAAAGCCTACTTTTGGTGCCCTTGATTTGGGTGGTTCGTCGCTGCAAGTCACATTTGAGAGTAACGAACCTGTTCTTAACAAAACTAACTTAAACCTTAGCATTGGACCGGTGAAACATCACCTTAGCGCCTATTCTCTATCTGGGTATGGATTAAACGATGCCTTCGACAAATCTGTTGTTCATCTGCTCAAAAGAATGCCAAAACCGAGCAAGGATGATTTAGCTCGGGGGAACTTAGAAATCAAGCATCCTTGCTTACATCCCGGATATAAAAGTGAATACTCTTGTTCTCAGTGTGCTTCCGTAAACCAAGAGGCCGGACCCGGGAGTCCTCGTTATGGAGAGAAGGATATTGGCAAAGGAGGCAAACCGGGAATCCCCGTTCAGCTCATTGGCTCTCCAAATTGGGCTGATTGTAGTGCAGTTGCTAAGGCTGCTGTAAATCTATCTGAATGGTCGGATCTTAATCCTGGATTCGATTGTGATGTGCAACCATGTGCTCTTTCTGAAGACCTTCCCCATCCTCGTGGGCAATTTTTCGCTATGTCTGGGTTCTTTGTCGTCTATCGGTTTTTCAACTTGAGCTCTGAAGCAACCCTTGATGATGTTTTAGAGAAGGGGCATCAATATTGCGGTAAAGATTGGGAAGTTGCTTATAAAAGCGTTCCTCCGCAGCCCTTTATCGAGCAGTACTGCTTCAGAGCACCCTACATAGTTTCATTGTTGCGGGAAGGCCTGCATATAACGGATGGTCAGATCATGATTGGCTCGGGTGGTACCACTTGGACACAAGGCGTTGCACTCGTTGAAGCTGGCAAGGCGTTTGCAACTAGAACCGAACTTCACACACTTCAATTATTTGATGTGAAGTTAGATCCTGTTGTTCTTTTTGCGATTCTGTTAGTATCCTCGATTTTGTTGGTTTGTGCATTGTCGTGCGCTGGTAATTGTGTGCCTAGATTTTTCCGTAGAACCCATCTTCCTATTTTCCGGCATAATAGTGCGCCAGCAGCAGTTATCAATAAGGCATCCCCTTTCCGGTTTCAGCGTTGGAGCCCCATAACTTCAG GTGATTCGAGAGTGAAAATGCCACTAAGTCCAACGGCCATTGGCGATCAAGAAAGGTCATTTGGCGTTGGACATTCGTTTGGAAGCAACATTCAGCTCACTGATTCTCCTCTATATTCTGCAATCAGTGGTGTGTCACATAGtccttcatcatttaatttaGGGCAAATTCAATTTGACAAGAATGGGTGGAGCCCTCATAGAAGTCAGATGCGTCTCCAAAGTAGACGATCAGCATCCCGAGATGATCTGATTTCTTCTCTATCGGATCATTGA